TCTCATAGCCGGGGATGGCCTCCAGTTTGTCCACAGTGCCGCCCGTGTGCCCGAGACCGCGGCCGCTCATCTTCGCGACGCGTCCGCCGCAGGCGGCGACAATCGGGGCGCAGATGAGCGTAGTCTTGTCGCCGACACCGCCGGTGGAGTGCTTGTCCACCTTTTTGCCGGCAATCGCCGAGAGGTCGACACGGTCGCCCGAGTCCGCCATTGCAATCGTCAGCTCCGTCGTCTCCTGTGCCGTCATGCCGCTGAACCAGATTGCCATCAGCATGGCGGACATCTGGTAGTCGGGAATCTCGCCCGCGACATAGCCTTCGATCATGTAGCGCAGCTCCTCGGCAGTGAGTGTGCCGCCATGCTTTTTCTTCGTAATCAGGTCATACATGCGCATGGGTAGATCCTCCTCAGTGCGCAAGAACGCGCGGCAGCAGGCTCTCGCCCTTCGTCGTCAGTCCCGCACCGAACATATCCGCCACGGTCGCGCCGATCATGGCGAAGGTCGGGTACGTCCCGAGGTTGATCCCTTGGCGGATCTGTGCGCCGTAGACGAGGAGCGGCACGTACTCACGCGTGTGATCCGTGCCGGGTGCGCCGGGGTCGCAGCCGTGGTCGGCCGTAATCATCAGCACGTCGTCCTCACGCATACGCTCCATGAACGTGCCGAGCTGCACGTCGAACTCCGTTGTCGCGCGTGCATAGCCTGCAATGTCACGCCTGTGTCCATACGTCATGTCGAAATCGACGAGGTTGACGAAGCACAGCCCCGTGAAGTCCTCCTGCTGGATGCGAAGTGTCTTTTCCATACCGTCGGCGTTGCTCTCGTTGACACCCGTGCTGCGCGTGACGCCACGCCCCGCAAAGATGTCGCTGATCTTGCCGACGGCGATGACCTCATGCCCCTGCCGCACGAGTGCATCCATCATCGTATCGCCCGTCGGGTCGAGGGAGAAGTCGTGACGATGTGCTGTGCGCTCGTAGTTCGGATAGCTGCCGACGTACGGCCGTGCAATAATGCGCCCGACGCCGTGCTCGCCCTGCATGATCTTGCGTGCCGCACGGCAGTAGTCATAGAGCCGCTCGACGGGGACATCGGCCTCGTTCGCCGCGATCTGCAGTACGCTGTCCGCCGACGTGTAGACGATGAGTCCGCCCGTCTCCTCCTGCTCGCGTCCGTAGTCGTGGATGACCTGTGTGCCGGAGTAGGGCTTGTTGCAGAGGATTTTCTTCCCGTCGCATGCCGCCGAGAGCTGCTCGAGGATCTCCGTCGGGAATCCGTTCGGATACGTCGGCATGGGCTGCTCGGAGACAATGCCTGCGATTTCCCAGTGCCCGATCGTCGTGTCCTTGCCGCGCGAGAGCTCCCGCAATCGTGCAAAAGTACCGATGGGACTGTCTGCGGGCGTACCACAGCCAACGCCGTCGATGTTAAAGAGACCTAGCTTCGTGAGGTTCGGCGCGTGCAGTTCCGACGACGTCGTCAGCGATGCGAGCGTGTTGCAGTGCCCATCACCGAAGTCGGCTGCGTCCGGAGCACACCCGATGCCGAAGCTGTCGAGGACGATGAGGAATACGCGTTTGATACCGGCCATTGCTATCTCCTCCTTCCATCAGGCGATCGACGCCTCCAGTGCAATCTCGATCATCTCGCTGAACGATGTCTGACGCTCCTCTGCCGTGGAAGGCGGCTCGTCACTGACGAGGTGGTCGCTGACGGTAAAGAGTGCGAGGGCGCGTACGCCGAACTTCGCCGCGATGAGGTAGAGTGCCGCTGCCTCCATCTCCAGACCGAGGACGCCGTAGCTCGCGAGCTTTTGAATGTCGAGTTCGTCATCGTAGAAGCGATCCTGCGACATCACGTTTCCGACGCGCACGGCGATGCCTTTGTCGACGGCGGCCTGATAGGCAGAGCGCAGCAGATCAAAGTTCGCGACCGGTGCAAAGTTGACCGCAGAACCGAAGATGTTGCGCGGCATGGAGGAGTCGGTCGTCGTCGCCTGCGCGATGAGGACGTCGCGGATGTGGATGTCCTTGTGGCATGCGCCGCAGCTGCCGATGCGGATCAGCGTCTTGCAGCCGTACTCGCGGATGAGCTCGTTGACGTAGATGGAGATGGACGGCATCCCCATGCCCGTTCCCTGCACGGAGATGGGATGCCCCTTGTACGTGCCGGTGTAGCCGAGGATGTTGCGGATGTTCGTGTACTCTTTCGCACCCTCGAGGAAGTTCTCGGCGATGTACTTGGCGCGGAGCGGGTCATCCGGCAGGAGAATGCGCTCAGCGACTTCGCCCTTTGCAGCTGCAATGTGTGGGGTTGGCATGATGTGTACCTCTCTTTCATAACAGTGAAGAAAATTTATCGAAAAACCGACATAGCGGTCTATGCCCTATGGAAGCGCACTTACTGCACCGCCTCAAAGATGAGCTGCAGGAGGAACAGAACGCCAAGGACGTAAGAGAGCGTGCCGAGCTCGCGCCGGCGGCCCGTAAACACCTTCATCATCGGGTGCGCGGCGAAACCGAACGCCAAGCCCGTCGAGATACTGTTCGTCAGCGGGATGAGGACGATGATGAGAAACGCAGGGAACCACTCGGAGAAATCCTGAAATTGGATGTTCTCAAGCTGCTGCATCATTAAGGCACCCGTGATGATAATGACCGGTGCGACAGCCGCCTGTGGAACGTAGGCGAGCAGCGGGATGAAACGAGTGTGAGCCAGAACAATGCGCTGCCAACGAGTGCCGTCAGCCCGCGCCGCCCCCCCCTCGACGATGCCCGCCGCACTCTCCGCGGCGGCGACCGTCGGGCTCGTCCCGAGCACCGAGGAGAACACCGCCGTCAACGACGAGGCGCGGAACGCGTTGCGGAACTTCTCCGTATCGGGCAGCAGTCCTTCGAGCAATCCGATGGACTCAAAGACGAGGATCATTGTCATCGAGAAGACCGCGAGCCAGAACGAAATCGTCAGCACGGAGGAGAAGTCCTCTGCAAAGAGCAGTGCGCCGTACTCACCGAGCCGCGTCATATCAATCTCAATCGTATTCGCATGGACAATGCCGAACACATTGGCGATGACCGTCACGATGAGGATGGCGATGAAAAATCCTCCCTTCACGCGCTGCTGATAGAATAGCAAGCTCAGCACGAGGCCGAGGAGTGCGAGCTGCGCAGACGGGTTTTGCAGATCGCCGAGCGCGAGGATCGAGTTCTCGCCGGCACGGATCAGCTCCGCCTTCTCCAGTCCGATCTCCACGAGGAACAGCCCGATGCCCGCCGTCACTGCGTACTTTAGCGATTTCGGCACGGCATCCGCCAGCACCCTTCCCGCGCGTGTCACCGCCAGCGCGAAGAAGATGAGCGCCGAGACGAGCGAGATGGCGAGCGCCTCCTGCCAACGGAACCCCATGTTCGTCACGACAGTATATGTGAAGAACGCATTGATGCCCATACCGGGCGTCAAAATGATCGGCGCATCCGCCCAGAGTGCCATCAGCAGACACCCGATCACCGAGGCGAATATCGTCGCGAACACGCTCAGTTCCGCCGGAATCCCTCCGTCCGCGAGAATCAGCGGATTGACGATGATGATGTACGAGATGGCGAAGAACGACGTCAGCCCCGCCATCACCTCCACGCGCCTGCTCTGCACGTTGTCCGAACCCATACCTCATTCCCCTTTCCAATTTTTTCCAATTATATCAGATACGCCAAGTTAAAAAAAAGGACATATGACTTTTCAGCGCGGTTTTTTTCGTTAAAATAGGGAGAGACTGTACTGAGAGGAGAGTCATCATGCTTTTGCCGCCATTCCCCGAAATACCACCACACCTGCTGCGCGTTGCGCGGCCGCTCACATTCCAGCCCGACGAGATCATCCGCTGTAAGGGGACGCATGCCGATACGGTCTACATCCTCCTCGCGGGGCGCGTGCGCATCATCAACGAGTTCAAAGACGGCGATCGGTATGTCTTCGCCATCGCCGACTCGCCCACATTCCTCGGCGAGTACGAGGCACTTGCAGGCGCGCCGTACTATGCCGCGACGTGCGAGGCAGAGATGGTATGCGATCTGCTTGCCGTCAGCACCGAGGCGTTCGGCGCGTGGCTTCAGCGCGACGCGGGAGCAGCATTTGCCGTCGCCTGTATGATCGCGCGAAAATCTTGGCCCATCTCGGACGAATACGGCCAGATCAAATACCTAACGGCTCAATCGCGCCTCCTCGCCTACCTGCAAAAAACCTGCCCTCATGCGATGCCGCCGTGCGTCTCCCCATGCGCCGGCAGGACATCGCCGATGCCATCGGTACGAGCTTAAAGACGGTCAACCGCAGCATTGACCGTCTCCGTGCAGAGGGACTCCTCTCCCTCGACCGCGGCAAGCTCGCCCTCACACCTGAGCAATGCGTCAAGGTAAGAGCGATGGATGAGAGCAAAATCAAAAAGGCTCTGCTCTCTAAGTAGTGGAAAAGGTATAATCTTCTAGGGTGATGAGATATGGTCGAGAACTTTGACAAGATGCTTGCAGGATCACTGTGTCTAGAGGATCCGTCGTATATCATAGGCGCAGAATTTAACGAGAAAAAGTCGGCAATCCATATCATGTGGGCGTAGACAAGGTGGTCGCGCTATGCTGTCCTGCCTGCGGTGCATCGGCCAAACGGTATGGTTACGAGCCGAAGGAGCGAATTTGACGTCATGCGGACTGCCTGTTTTATCCCTGTTATGTCCACTGCAAACGCCCCCCGTCTTCTCTGCGACAAATGCGGTGTCGTGCAGGTCAACGCGCCATTTGAGCGCAAGAAGTCGCTTTAGTTTCGCTATGACGGCGCAGTGACAGTCAAACGCCGTGTCTTCGATGTCGAACCTGGCCGCGACAAAGCGGCTGTCAAGAACATGGGCGAAAAACTCGATACGAGCGGCGGCAACACGAAGCGCGTCAGCTCTGTCACCAGCGACATATCCGCAAGCTATCTGCCCGCCGTCAGGGAAGTGTTTCCGAACGCCAAGCAACCCATCGACAAATTTCACGTCAAACAGGGTTTTCTCAAAGCCTTGGATGAGGTACGTAAGGACGAGCAAAACGGCAAAAGCCTTGATGAGTGTCCTGATGAAGTAAACCAACGAAAAGAATTCGGACATTGGGAGATTGACTCGGTTGTTGGGCGCAAGGGAACAAAGCCCATCCTTCTGACACTGGTCGAAAGGAAAACGAGGAAATCCATCTATGTGCTGGTAAAAGACAAGAAGCAGAAGGAAGTGATACAAGCGCTCCGACGAGCACAACGGAGAGTCAAAGGAGATTTTACACAAGTGTTCAAAAGCATCACGGCAGACAATGGAACGGAGTTTCTTGACGGAGAGGGACTGCGAGAGGCAGCTAAGTGTGATGAGGTGTACTATGCGCACCCATTCAGCAGTTGGGAAAGAGGAAGCAATGAGAACGGGAACCGCATGTTGCGCCGATGGCTTCCGAAAGGGACAGATTTCAGTACAATAAAGCCGAAGGCGCTGCAACAAATCGAGGATTGGGTCAACAACTACCCACGCAAAATCTTCGACTATAAGACGGCAAATGATATGTATGCAGAGGCTATATCATGTATCAAAGTTTAACTGAACCTATGCGACAATTAAACTTGCAATTTACTATTTTGGCGTAAATACGATGTGATACTTGCATAACCACTTTGTGTGCGATAGACTATTAGCTTTCTGTGCCATAAGCACCTTTCTGTATACTGGCTTGAACAACCTTATATACTACGGGGAAAGATGTTTTTGGTATAACCTATTGTCTTCCACCCGCATAGCGGGTGGTTTATTGTGTCGCATACGTTGCATGCAACACTAGGTCGCGACCCATAACAAAAAAGCTGCCTGCAAAGCCCGGCAGCTCTTTCGAGATCCTCAGAAAACCATCACTTCCCTACGCAGGTATTAACCAAACAGGTTCCAAGGGTCGGCTTCGTCATGCGCAAGCCTCTCAGCAAATGCTCCCCCAGTGGATTCATATTCTTTTGACAAACTTATTCTATCATGAACAACCGAGAAGTCAACCCAACGGTTCAGACCTGCCGGCAGCTCTATAAAGAGGGTAAAATGGTGATCGGGACACATAGCCACCTACTGATTCATGTCATCGCAGTCGGCGGTGCCGCCTTCCTTTTTCACATCTGCCGCAACATCAGCTATCGTGATATGGCGCAGTTCATTTTCCATTGCGTCCTGTACCTGCCGGAGCTTTCCGTCCATAGCCCGATGAATGTTCCTTCCCACGGGGCATTTGGTATTCGGATTCTCATGGAAATGGAAAAGTCCCTCGTCCTCCACACAGTCTACAGCCTTATACACATCATAAAAGGTGATCTCAGCAAGTCCTTTTGTAAGTCGGATGCCGCTTTTGCCCTGACTGATTCCAATGATGCCGGCCTCTTTCAGATTCCCCATCACATTTCTTACAATAACAGGATTTGCTCCGATACTTCCTGCGAGAAAACTGCTGGTGACTTTTTCGCTGTCTTGAAAATAATCAATGGCACTGATCATATGAACCGCTATCGTGAATTTACTTGTAATCTGCATTGAACATCCCTCCTGCTTGTAATAATATACATTCTTACAGAAAAGATGTCCATGCAGATGTTACAAGCTGCGATGCAGTCATTCTCCTGCCACGCTGATTCTCTGCCGGATATGGTCACCCTTCTCAATCTCATCAATCATCGCGACGGCATAGTCCGCATAGCTGATAATACTCTCACCTTTGCTGTTAAGCGTCAATTCCTCTCCGCCAAGAATATACTTGCCGCCGCGCTCTCCATCTGCCCGGAAATCGCATGCGGGGCTGATGTATGTCCACTTCACATCCTTACGGTCCCGAAGCTCGGTGAGTGCCTTTGCCATAGCTGCCGCGAGAGGCTTGAATGAATCCGGAAAATCGGGACTGTCAGCAACCTGTGCGGTATGTTCCGGATTGACATACAGACTGCCCGCGCCGCCTACAACAAGAAGACGGGTGTCCGTGCCGGAAAGCACGTCGCAAAGATACTTCAGCGACGTGCTGTGCTGAGGAAGAGTCTCCTCCGTCCATGCTCCGAATGCGTCAACTACCGCATCATACCCCTTCAAATCCTCTGCGGTCAAATCGAACAAGTCCTTCTGCACATAGTCCTTCGCATCGGTGTTGTTCTCCCTGCGGCCGAACGCTGTAACCTCGAATCCCCTGTTCAGCGCTTCGGTGATGATCTTTCCTGCCGCTTTGCCGTTTGCTGCTGCTACTGCGATTTTCATAATGAAATCCTCCTTGTGAAGTACACCTTACATGTAATATTTGTTTTTACATGTTGTATTGTATCATCCTGTTTTTAACTTGTCAATAAATTTATTACAAGTTTTGAAAAACTTCTTGGATTTGCAAATCTCCACGCTTTTTCCTTCGGAGCTCGTGCGTACAGAGACTTATTTTTCAAGACTTTCCGCATGTTTTAATATGCTGCCTTTACGGCAGTAACGCGAACAGAGCTGACTTATGAGGGCTGTGCATCCTCACAAATCTTTTACCGCCTTTCATTGGCAAACGCCTCCTATGCTGTCTTTGTGGCTGCCAGTCCACATATAGTCCAGCATAGGAGGCGCTTGTCTTTTCTGTAGATTTTCTCTCGTATTGAACCGTTAGAGTTATCGTGCCTGCTCAGTATCAACAATAAGGTTGATTCATATTCACTTTATACGGCAACTCTGAAGTTATATATACACATCACTGCATTACACGCTTCAACAATCCCTCGAAATCCTTCACATGCTCATAGATCACACAATCTCCATGCAGTGTCTCAAAGAGACGCTTCGCACACTTGATCTTTGCCTTCTCAATGGGGCTGATATCGAGTGAGGAGAGCGATCCTTTCGTCTCCGCAACGAAATAGATATTCTTCATCGTGCCCTCACGAAAGACGATCGCCCAATCCGGAGCGTAGTTTCCGACGGGGGTTGGGATCGCAAAACCGCGCGGCAGCTTCGCATAAATCAGCACCTCGTCTCTGCCGTCGATCGCCTCAGCAAACTTCCGCTCCACCTTACTGTCCGTGAACACATAGTCCTGGATTGCCCGATCCGCCGCATACGCTTCCGCGATAGGACGTTTCTCTGTCGTAAAGATATGTGCATCGTAGCTGCCCTCAATCATATCATATGCGATGTGGTCAACAATGCACGTCACCTTTTTCTCAAGGATGAGGCACGTCTCCGTACGGATGAAATCCTCGGAATTGTTGCACTAGCTCGCAAAGGCCATAGGTTTTGTCCCCTGTAAAATTGTTGCCACCGTCCCCCGCGTGAATCGTTATCCCATTGAAGAACAACACATCCCGCGCGCGGACAACCGCCTTCCACTGCATCCGCCTGATACGGCTGCAGAGTAAAGTGAAATTTCATCGCTCTGCATCCTCTTCCATTCTGGCAGATTTCAGTGCCTGATATTCATGGCGAATCTCTTTACTCAACTCTTCCTCACTTGGGAGATATAGCTTATACTTCGAGGCAAAAATCTGTGTTTCACCCTCCGGCAGCGTATATCGCACAACCGCATCACTTTTATCTGCACAAAGAACAATGCCGATCGGCGGATTGTCTCCCTCATTCATCAACTCACGCTCGTAGTAATGTACATACATCTGCATCTGACCCAAATCTTGATGCGTTAAATCACCAACCTTCAAATCGATCAGAACGAAACACTTCAAAATATAATTGTAAAATACAAGATCGATACGAAAGTGACGCCCATCAAACGTAAAATGCTTCTGTCGTGCAACAAAGGAAAAGCCCCTGCCGAGTTCCAGCAAAAACTTCTACAAATGTGTAATAAGCACTTGCTCCAAGTCGCTCTCATAAAAATCATCACGCGGGGATAGACCAAGGAATTCCAGTACATACGGATCGCGAATCAAATCCTCCGACGTTTTAGAAGCCTCCAAATGAAGCACTTCTTTCCCCACAGCTTCCTTATTCTTGCTGGAAAGCAATCGTTCATAGAGGAACGAATTGATTTGCCGATCCAGTTGACGCGTACTCCATTGAGATGAGACTGCTTCTTCCATATAAAATAAGCGTGCAGCCTGATTTTCCACACGCATAAGCAGACGATAATGCGTCCAGCTCAATTCGCTACGCAGTGCGTAGCCATTTGGAAAAGTCAAATAGAACTGTCGCATATTCTTTAAATTTGCCACAGTAAAACCTTTCCCAAAATCTGCTGTCAGTCGAGCAGACAGCTCCTTCAGCAGTCCGACGCCATATTCTGCGCGCTCTGCCCCGCCTTGCTCCACGACAATGGATTTGCCGATCTGCCAATAGGACTCCACCATGGCAAAATTCGCAGCCTGATATGCTCTGTTTCTGGCGGATGCAAGTATTTTTTTAATCCCCTCATAGAACTTGTTATTCATAGAGCCCCTCATCCATCTCCCCCTGCAGCACGCACAGCTGCTGTACAAGAGCAACCTTTTTCTTCGGCTGCTTCTCCCGCGCAATCTTCCCTTCGAGTGCGGCGATCTGTTTCGCGAGACGCTCTCTGTGCACCTGCTCCGCGACGCGCTGCTTGAGCGTTACAGCGGTATCAGCCCCGAGTGCTGCGCCTGCAATGCGGCGGACGAGGTTCTCATAGACGACGTCCATCGACAGCCCCTCGAGCCGCAGCGTGATTGCCTTCTGAACAAGGAAACACATTATTCCTTCCCGTACGTTGCTGGCTTGCCATCTGCAGCGATGGGGACAGAGTCTCCATGCCGTGCCAGCAAATCGTATCGGACAGATGGCTCTTCCAAAACGCCACTGTACTTCTTGAAATTCTCTGCTTGCTCCATCACCTGTTCAAAGACTTCCTCGTTCCACTGGGGCGGGTAGCCGTTGTCATAGAGGAGGATGGTGAGTTCCATGTCAAGCTGGTTCTTGATGTCGTCGCGCGTAGACCAGTTGGCGAATTTCGCTTTGTCCTCCACAAGCTCTTTGATTTTCTTAGCCAAGACGATACACTTCTCATCCTCGTATGGAAAATCGTGCGTGTCGCGAACCTTGGTCAGTATGTCGAAAAACGCCTTTTCCTCGAATGAAATCCCCATCTTCTCAAAAGAAGCTTGATCTTCCTGCATATCCTTCAGGATGCCGATCAGCCGGTCAGAGAGGTCGTTGACGAAGTCCGCCACCACTTCGCTGGTAAAGGCCAGATTGTCACGATTGTTGTATTCCTCCACGACCTTTCGCAGTCGCTCGTCAAATTCCACGGACTTCACCTTGTTCGTGCGTCCATAGGCAGTGATGGCTTTTCGCACCATTTTTAAGAGGGCGTTGAACTTCGTGATGGGGAGTTTCACCGCGTCGGCTTCTCTCAAGAATTCCTCGCTGAACATATCGACGGCTTTGCTTTCGCCCACGATGTTGTCTATGCCGGTGCAGGCAAGAGCCTCTTGCACCATGCGTTCCACCACCTGATTCATGACTTCCGCATCCGGCGCGTCGCCCTTGGTCTGCTTGTAGATGATGGAGCGGATGGCGAGATAGAACTGCGCCTTGGCCGTTTCGTCACTCGTCAGTTCTCCGGAGGGATAGCAGATAATGTAGGCGGCCTTCAGCCTTTGGGACAGCCCCATGAAGCGCGTCTGCCGCTCCTTGCCCGCTTGCACGAATTCAGCGGCATCATTGAGGCAGTTCAGCCTTTGGAGAGGCCTCCCCTTGAAGAAGATCGAGGCATCGAAGCCGACCATGAGTTCGTCCAGCATGGCGAGATGATTGCGGAAGATGGAGAGGGATATGGGCAGTTCATCCACGGGATTTTCCTGCGGGCCTCCATACTTTTTGACAGCTTCCAACATATCGTTCTTGATGCCGATATAATCGACTACCAAGCCATGGTCTTTGCCGTCGAATACACGATTGACGCGGGAGATGGTCTGGATCAGGGTATGCTTCTGAAGCGGCTTGTCGATATACATGACAGCCAGCGACGGAACATCGAAGCCCGTGATCCACATATCCACCACGACGGCAATCTTGAAATTGGAATCGTTGTTCTTGAAGTTCTCGTCTAGGGTTTTGCGATATTCCTTCGTGCCGCAGGCGTCGAAAAGCGTCTTTTCGTCGTTCGCGCCTTGCGTCGCCACGAGATTGATTTTCGGCAGGGCGAGGAGCTTGTCGAGTCGGTCTTTCGGAAGATTGCCTTCCTCGTCCGCTTTATGCGCCTCGCCCCATTCGGGGCGAAGAAGGGTGATGGCTTTCAGCACCGCAAAGGCGATCTTGCGGTCGGCGCAGACAATCATGGCTTTTTGCACCACTTGCGGCTTTTCGGCGCAAAGAGATTCGTAGTGCTGCACGATGTCGGCGGCGAGTTTCTTAAGACGGTCTGGATGACCGAGGATCGCCGTCATTTTGCTCATCGCTCGCTTGCTCTCTTCGATTTGCTCGAATGTCGAGCCTTGTTCGGCACAGCGTGCATAGTATTTCTCGATTTCCTTCGCCTGCGCATCGGAGACGATGACCCGTGCCAGACGCGGCTCATAGGCGATGCGTACGGTGATGCCGTCATCGCTGGATTCCTTCATGGTGTAGCTGTCCACCACACCGCCGAAGACGGCGATGGTCTCATCGATGGGCGTGCCCGTGAAGCCCGCATAGGTGGCATTGGGAAAACCGCTTCGAAGGTAGTGGGCAAAGCCGTAGGTGGTGAAAACGCCCTTGTCGGTCTTCTTGAGCTTCGCGCCTACTCCCGTTTGCGTGCGATGTGCCTCATCGGAGATGCAGATGATGTTGTTCCGGTTGGAGAGAAGCCCCGTCTTCTCGCAAAACTTCTGGATAGTGATGATATAGACGCCGCCGCTCCGGCGGTCTTTCAGCGTCTTTGCCATGTCTTCGCGATTCTCGATGCTCCGCACATCGTTGTCGCGCAGATAGCGTTTCGCCGTGACAAAGAGCCTGGCAGTCTGCGTGTCCAAGTCTTCCCGGTCGGTGAGGATGATGATGGTGGGATTTTGAAAGAGAGCGTTGTCCCGCAAGGCAATAAGACGTGAGAGAAAGAGCATCGTGTAGGTCTTGCCGCAGCCCGTTGCGCCGAAATATGTGCCGCCCTTGCCGTCGCCTAGAGGGCGCAGATGCGCCTTGATATTCGCCAGCATCTTGTTGGCGGCAAAAAACTGAGGATAGCGGCAGACAATGGCTTCCTCCTTGCGGCTGTCGTCGGGGTAGAAGATGAAGTCCCGCAGCAGTGCGGTCAGGCGGTCTTTGGCAAAAGCCCCCTTTATTATGGTGAAGAGGGAGGAGATGCCGTTCGATGCCTTGTCATGGTCATTCGCCTTGTTCCACGAGTAATAGTAGGCATACGGCGTGAAGATACTGCCCATCCTGGTGTTCGCCCCGTCGCTGAGAACGGAGAGGAAAGTATACTTCATCAACCGGGGAATATCTCGGCAGTAACGGATGCAGATCTGCTCCCACGCATCGTGAATGGTCGCCTCTTCATTGATAGCGGATTTGAACTCAAAAATCGCCACGGGAATTCCGTTCACGAAAACGAGCAGATCGGGGCGGCGCAGATGTTCCCCCTGCACAGAGTATTGATTCACCACACGGAAGCAGTTGTTCTCAGGCACGTCAAAATCCATGCAGTCTATATGGAGAGCCACGGCTTCGGCATCATCTCGCGCAAGGTCGAAGCCCTCGTCAAAAAGACGGAAGGCTGTGCGATTGCCGATATAGAGAGGGGCCGTCTGGATATGCTCCAGGCGATGGATGATTTTCGTCATTTCCGCTTCGGAGAGATGCGCCTCGGCATAACGATGGCAAAGGAAATCCCGCAGATCATCTTTCAGCAAAATTTCTTCATAGCTTCGATGGAGCATACTGCCGTTCGTATAGGCGTAGCCCTCCTCCCGGAAAAGCTCGATGATGGCTTCTTCCAGTTCTGCCTCGGTAAAGCTCCCTTTGATGAATTTTGCGTTCGCGTAGTCCGTCATAGCTGATTTTCCTCTTATGGCTGCTCTATTGATAAATTTTTGCAGAAATC
This portion of the Selenomonas sp. TAMA-11512 genome encodes:
- a CDS encoding HsdR family type I site-specific deoxyribonuclease: MTDYANAKFIKGSFTEAELEEAIIELFREEGYAYTNGSMLHRSYEEILLKDDLRDFLCHRYAEAHLSEAEMTKIIHRLEHIQTAPLYIGNRTAFRLFDEGFDLARDDAEAVALHIDCMDFDVPENNCFRVVNQYSVQGEHLRRPDLLVFVNGIPVAIFEFKSAINEEATIHDAWEQICIRYCRDIPRLMKYTFLSVLSDGANTRMGSIFTPYAYYYSWNKANDHDKASNGISSLFTIIKGAFAKDRLTALLRDFIFYPDDSRKEEAIVCRYPQFFAANKMLANIKAHLRPLGDGKGGTYFGATGCGKTYTMLFLSRLIALRDNALFQNPTIIILTDREDLDTQTARLFVTAKRYLRDNDVRSIENREDMAKTLKDRRSGGVYIITIQKFCEKTGLLSNRNNIICISDEAHRTQTGVGAKLKKTDKGVFTTYGFAHYLRSGFPNATYAGFTGTPIDETIAVFGGVVDSYTMKESSDDGITVRIAYEPRLARVIVSDAQAKEIEKYYARCAEQGSTFEQIEESKRAMSKMTAILGHPDRLKKLAADIVQHYESLCAEKPQVVQKAMIVCADRKIAFAVLKAITLLRPEWGEAHKADEEGNLPKDRLDKLLALPKINLVATQGANDEKTLFDACGTKEYRKTLDENFKNNDSNFKIAVVVDMWITGFDVPSLAVMYIDKPLQKHTLIQTISRVNRVFDGKDHGLVVDYIGIKNDMLEAVKKYGGPQENPVDELPISLSIFRNHLAMLDELMVGFDASIFFKGRPLQRLNCLNDAAEFVQAGKERQTRFMGLSQRLKAAYIICYPSGELTSDETAKAQFYLAIRSIIYKQTKGDAPDAEVMNQVVERMVQEALACTGIDNIVGESKAVDMFSEEFLREADAVKLPITKFNALLKMVRKAITAYGRTNKVKSVEFDERLRKVVEEYNNRDNLAFTSEVVADFVNDLSDRLIGILKDMQEDQASFEKMGISFEEKAFFDILTKVRDTHDFPYEDEKCIVLAKKIKELVEDKAKFANWSTRDDIKNQLDMELTILLYDNGYPPQWNEEVFEQVMEQAENFKKYSGVLEEPSVRYDLLARHGDSVPIAADGKPATYGKE